A genomic window from Vitis riparia cultivar Riparia Gloire de Montpellier isolate 1030 chromosome 18, EGFV_Vit.rip_1.0, whole genome shotgun sequence includes:
- the LOC117906188 gene encoding cleavage stimulating factor 64-like isoform X2, with protein sequence MLGMVTPQVLQMPNIRQASVPPTQPVLQDGQQGQQLAVQTLSGLPPLAQSKMQLGLMPKGQEGQVSAMPHNSLVHSQFSALPQQPAQPQIQLPPQGHNQALQQATFAGQSGVTALPSVRPQPPAKLPVRPQIQVASSSSLKHQMQPPLLQQPGQFGSANSGHNSQLVIPNATLRPTLMTRPSFPDPGFQPGSSTFSSIPETTNNNADRSSQVTNNTYSNMPSGLSMKKSMARDTSEPMNHPSKMVKLDDGRRAPFSTVGLNLSTSSAPASGPSQVLGIGSVSANQISKAEEVQHMDKKAPQTTTFFW encoded by the exons ATGCTAGGAATGGTGACTCCTCAAGTG TTGCAGATGCCTAATATTCGGCAGGCTTCAGTTCCACCCACACAGCCTGTGTTACAAGATGGTCAACAGGGTCAGCAGCTAGCAGTTCAAACTCTTAGTGGGCTACCCCCTCTTGCACAGAGCAAGATGCAGCTTGGGTTGATGCCCAAAGGACAAGAAGGCCAAGTGTCTGCCATGCCTCATAATTCTTTGGTTCATAGCCAGTTTTCTGCACTTCCACAACAGCCGGCACAGCCTCAAATTCAGCTTCCACCCCAAGGCCACAACCAAGCTCTACAACAAGCCACATTTGCTGGACAGTCAGGAGTTACGGCGCTTCCATCTGTACGCCCACAGCCGCCAGCCAAATTGCCTGTTAGGCCACAAATTCAGGTGGCATCTTCCTCTTCTTTGAAGCATCAAATGCAACCCCCTTTGTTACAACAACCAGGACAGTTTGGATCTGCAAATTCAGGGCATAATAGTCAGCTGGTTATTCCAAATGCAACTCTTCGACCTACACTTATGACTCGTCCTTCATTCCCAGATCCAGGCTTTCAG CCTGGCTCCTCAACATTTTCGAGCATTCCGGAGACAACTAATAACAATGCTGATAGATCTTCTCAAGTTACTAATAACACCTATTCAAACATGCCTTCGGGGTTATCTATGAAAAAAAGCATGGCCCGTGATACTTCTGAACCAATGAATCACCCTTCAAAAATGGTGAAATTGGATGATGGACGGAGGGCCCCTTTTTCTACTGTGGGTTTGAATTTATCTACCAGTTCTGCACCTGCATCTGGACCATCCCAAGTTCTTGGAATTGGCTCAGTCTCTGCAAACCAAATAAGTAAAGCAGAAGAAGTGCAACACATGGATAAGAAGGCCCCTCAG ACCACAACATTTTTTTGGTAA
- the LOC117906188 gene encoding cleavage stimulating factor 64-like isoform X1, whose product MLGMVTPQVLQMPNIRQASVPPTQPVLQDGQQGQQLAVQTLSGLPPLAQSKMQLGLMPKGQEGQVSAMPHNSLVHSQFSALPQQPAQPQIQLPPQGHNQALQQATFAGQSGVTALPSVRPQPPAKLPVRPQIQVASSSSLKHQMQPPLLQQPGQFGSANSGHNSQLVIPNATLRPTLMTRPSFPDPGFQPGSSTFSSIPETTNNNADRSSQVTNNTYSNMPSGLSMKKSMARDTSEPMNHPSKMVKLDDGRRAPFSTVGLNLSTSSAPASGPSQVLGIGSVSANQISKAEEVQHMDKKAPQMVTVNKRSSKYQMLPHIH is encoded by the exons ATGCTAGGAATGGTGACTCCTCAAGTG TTGCAGATGCCTAATATTCGGCAGGCTTCAGTTCCACCCACACAGCCTGTGTTACAAGATGGTCAACAGGGTCAGCAGCTAGCAGTTCAAACTCTTAGTGGGCTACCCCCTCTTGCACAGAGCAAGATGCAGCTTGGGTTGATGCCCAAAGGACAAGAAGGCCAAGTGTCTGCCATGCCTCATAATTCTTTGGTTCATAGCCAGTTTTCTGCACTTCCACAACAGCCGGCACAGCCTCAAATTCAGCTTCCACCCCAAGGCCACAACCAAGCTCTACAACAAGCCACATTTGCTGGACAGTCAGGAGTTACGGCGCTTCCATCTGTACGCCCACAGCCGCCAGCCAAATTGCCTGTTAGGCCACAAATTCAGGTGGCATCTTCCTCTTCTTTGAAGCATCAAATGCAACCCCCTTTGTTACAACAACCAGGACAGTTTGGATCTGCAAATTCAGGGCATAATAGTCAGCTGGTTATTCCAAATGCAACTCTTCGACCTACACTTATGACTCGTCCTTCATTCCCAGATCCAGGCTTTCAG CCTGGCTCCTCAACATTTTCGAGCATTCCGGAGACAACTAATAACAATGCTGATAGATCTTCTCAAGTTACTAATAACACCTATTCAAACATGCCTTCGGGGTTATCTATGAAAAAAAGCATGGCCCGTGATACTTCTGAACCAATGAATCACCCTTCAAAAATGGTGAAATTGGATGATGGACGGAGGGCCCCTTTTTCTACTGTGGGTTTGAATTTATCTACCAGTTCTGCACCTGCATCTGGACCATCCCAAGTTCTTGGAATTGGCTCAGTCTCTGCAAACCAAATAAGTAAAGCAGAAGAAGTGCAACACATGGATAAGAAGGCCCCTCAG ATGGTTACTGTGAATAAGAGAAGTTCAAAATATCAAATGCTGCCTCATATCCATTGA